Proteins found in one Arachis stenosperma cultivar V10309 chromosome 8, arast.V10309.gnm1.PFL2, whole genome shotgun sequence genomic segment:
- the LOC130943449 gene encoding inducible nitrate reductase [NADH] 2, whose translation MAASVDNRQYPAPGLQAQTPLNGVIRTFKPSHNNNNNNRSDSPIRGYNKLPQNPDFTRPKKSPDSPFNLDNVCSSDDEEDDENDVAELKSLIHKGTAELEPSIYDPRDDGTSDSWIQRNASLVRLTGKHPFNSEPPLQRLMHHGFITPVPIHYVRNHGPVPKAQWEDWSVEVCGMVKRPAHITMDQLLHDFPSREFPATLVCAGNRRKEQNMVKQSIGFNWGAAAISTSVWRGVPLWSLLKRCGIMSKTKGALHVCFEGAEDLPGGGGSKYGTSILREVALDPSRDIILAYMQNGERLAPDHGFPVRMIIPGFIGGRMVKWLKRIIVTPKQSDSYYHYKDNRVLPSHVDAELANAEAWWYKPEYLINELNINSVITTPCHDEILPINSWTTQRPYVLRGYAYSGGGRKVTRVEVTMDGGETWQVCSLEHPEKPNKYGKYWCWCFWSLEVEVLDLLGSKEIAVRAWDESLNTQPEKLIWNVMGMMNNCWFRVKTNMCKAHSRGEIGISFEHPTQPGNQSGGWMAKERHLEKSSDTTPSLKKSVSTPFMNTSSKMFSISDVRKHCTAESAWIIVHGHVYDCTRFLKDHPGGTDSILINAGTDCTEEFEAIHSDKAKKMLEDYRIGELINTGYTSSSDSSPNTTVHGNSETTHLAPINEVTVPPVTPTRSVALNPREKIPCKLVSKKSISNDVRLFRFALPSEDQLLGLPVGKHVFVCANIDGKLCMRAYTPSSDVDEVGHFDLVVKIYFKNVHPKFPNGGLMSQHLDSLPIGSFLEIKGPLGHIEYTGKGNFTVHGNHRFAKRLAMLAGGTGITPIYQVAQAILKDPEDRTEMHVVYANRSEDDILLREELDAWAKSDERFKIWYVVENQREGWEYSVGFITESILREHLPLASEDTLALTCGPPPMIKFAVQPNLEKMGYDIKNNLLLF comes from the exons ATGGCGGCTTCCGTTGATAACCGTCAATACCCAGCCCCAGGTCTCCAAGCCCAAACCCCTTTAAACGGCGTCATACGCACTTTCAAGCCTTCgcataacaataataacaacaaccGCTCTGATTCCCCCATTCGCGGTTATAACAAACTCCCGCAAAATCCGGACTTCACGCGCCCCAAGAAGTCACCTGACTCCCCGTTCAACTTAGACAACGTATGTTCAAGTGACGACGAAGAAGACGACGAAAACGACGTCGCCGAACTCAAAAGCCTCATTCACAAGGGAACCGCTGAATTGGAACCTTCAATCTACGACCCGCGCGACGATGGAACCTCCGACAGCTGGATCCAGCGCAACGCCTCCCTCGTCCGTCTCACCGGAAAGCACCCGTTTAACTCTGAGCCACCGCTACAACGCCTCATGCACCATGGCTTCATCACACCGGTCCCAATCCACTACGTACGTAACCACGGGCCTGTTCCCAAGGCCCAATGGGAGGACTGGTCCGTAGAAGTGTGCGGAATGGTAAAACGTCCTGCACACATCACCATGGACCAGCTTCTCCACGATTTCCCAAGCCGCGAGTTCCCTGCAACGCTTGTTTGCGCAGGAAACCGGCGCAAGGAACAAAACATGGTGAAGCAGAGCATCGGTTTCAACTGGGGAGCGGCGGCGATTTCCACGTCGGTGTGGAGAGGTGTGCCGTTATGGAGTTTGTTGAAGCGGTGCGGGATCATGAGCAAAACGAAGGGCGCCCTCCACGTGTGCTTCGAGGGCGCTGAGGATCTGCCAGGTGGCGGTGGATCCAAATACGGAACGAGTATCCTGAGGGAGGTTGCACTGGATCCCTCCCGCGATATAATCCTGGCTTACATGCAAAACGGCGAGCGTTTAGCGCCAGATCACGGTTTCCCTGTTCGAATGATCATCCCCGGATTCATCGGTGGACGCATGGTTAAATGGTTGAAACGCATCATAGTTACACCGAAGCAATCTGACAGTTATTACCACTACAAAGATAACAGAGTACTCCCCTCTCATGTGGATGCTGAACTCGCCAATGCAgaag cTTGGTGGTACAAGCCAGAGTATTTGATCAATGAGCTCAACATAAATTCTGTGATAACGACGCCGTGCCATGACGAGATTTTGCCGATAAACTCGTGGACTACTCAGAGGCCTTATGTACTCAGGGGATACGCATATTCTG GGGGTGGAAGAAAGGTGACACGTGTTGAGGTTACAATGGACGGTGGGGAGACGTGGCAAGTGTGCAGCTTAGAGCACCCAGAGAAGCCGAACAAATACGGCAAATACTGGTGCTGGTGCTTCTGGTCGTTGGAGGTGGAGGTGCTCGACCTCCTTGGTTCCAAGGAAATTGCGGTGCGTGCTTGGGATGAGTCCCTCAACACCCAGCCTGAGAAGCTCATTTGGAATGTTATG GGCATGATGAACAACTGCTGGTTCAGGGTGAAAACCAACATGTGCAAGGCACACAGCAGGGGTGAAATAGGAATATCATTCGAGCACCCAACCCAACCGGGGAACCAATCCGGTGGGTGGATGGCGAAGGAGAGGCATCTGGAGAAATCTTCTGACACCACACCATCCCTCAAGAAGAGTGTCTCCACACCCTTCATGAACACTTCCTCCAAGATGTTTTCCATCTCCGATGTCCGAAAGCACTGCACCGCTGAATCCGCATGGATCATCGTCCACGGCCACGTCTACGACTGCACTCGTTTCCTCAAGGACCATCCCGGCGGCACCGACAGCATCCTCATCAACGCCGGCACTGACTGCACCGAAGAGTTCGAAGCCATTCACTCCGACAAAGCCAAGAAAATGCTCGAAGATTACCGCATCGGCGAGCTCATCAACACCGGCTACACCTCCTCCTCCGACTCCTCCCCTAACACCACTGTCCATGGAAACTCCGAAACCACTCACTTAGCTCCGATAAATGAAGTTACGGTTCCGCCGGTGACACCGACCCGAAGCGTGGCACTCAACCCACGGGAGAAAATCCCATGCAAGCTGGTGTCCAAGAAATCCATTTCCAACGACGTTAGGCTCTTCCGTTTCGCATTGCCGTCGGAGGACCAGCTCCTGGGCTTGCCAGTTGGCAAGCACGTTTTTGTGTGCGCAAACATTGACGGGAAGCTCTGCATGCGTGCGTACACTCCATCTAGCGACGTCGATGAAGTGGGACACTTTGATTTGGTGGTTAAGATTTATTTCAAGAACGTGCATCCTAAGTTCCCCAACGGAGGACTCATGTCACAACATTTGGACTCGCTTCCTATTGGTTCTTTCTTGGAAATTAAGGGTCCGTTGGGACACATAGAGTACACTGGCAAAGGAAACTTCACGGTTCACGGAAACCACCGGTTTGCAAAGAGGCTTGCCATGCTGGCTGGTGGGACCGGAATCACGCCGATTTACCAAGTTGCCCAAGCCATCCTGAAGGACCCTGAGGACCGAACCGAGATGCACGTGGTTTACGCGAACCGGAGCGAGGATGACATCTTGCTGAGGGAAGAGCTTGATGCGTGGGCCAAGAGCGATGAACGGTTCAAGATTTGGTACGTTGTGGAGAACCAAAGAGAAGGGTGGGAATACAGTGTGGGGTTCATCACGGAGAGTATCTTGAGGGAGCATCTTCCTCTTGCATCCGAAGATACTTTGGCTTTGACTTGTGGACCACCACCAATGATTAAGTTTGCAGTGCAGCCCAATTTGGAGAAGATGGGGTATGACATTAAGAACAACTTGCTATTGTTTTAG
- the LOC130946854 gene encoding uncharacterized protein LOC130946854: MTTASKQIIEKKKQKETIQDRNTSRVVIITVYKESLKPRSTRKQSHGFIKTKPNSTHGYDRRAQLLAHSRQLRNHALAHSKKVPSPIIQLQTKNKKKMGFWLTRPVRICSCSPSRYTALYSASGGGGGGWCRYERVTSEENKERNRSKNRKFGQARPSFLSRVAKMLKELSCKEI, encoded by the exons ATGACGACGGCGTCAAAACAAATCATAGAAAAGAAGAAACAGAAAGAGACTATCCAAGACAGAAACACAAGTAGGGTTGTAATAATAACAGTGTACAAGGAATCACTGAAACCTCGTTCAACAAGGAAACAATCACATGGTTTCATCAAAACAAAGCCAAATTCCACACACGGCTATGATCGTCGAGCTCAGCTTCTCGCTCACTCTCGACAGCTTCGGAATCATGCACTTGCACACTCCAAAAAGGTTCCATCACCCATCATTCAGTTACAAACAAAAAACAAG AAGAAGATGGGGTTTTGGTTAACCAGACCGGTTCGAATCTGCTCGTGTTCGCCGTCGAGATATACGGCTCTATACTCCGCctctggtggtggtggtggtggctgGTGCAGATATGAACGAGTGACGTCAGAAGAGAACAAAGAAAGAAACCGTTCCAAGAACAGAAAGTTCGGTCAAGCGCGTCCTTCATTTTTG AGTAGAGTGGCCAAAATGTTGAAAGAGCTATCATGCAAAGAAATCTAG
- the LOC130946853 gene encoding uncharacterized protein LOC130946853 isoform X1 gives MAKVGKTRSKSQPQGRKETPYHLSCAQKNMKDVRGKKSSTKSSEKKDWEDATCSVCMEVPHNAILLLCSSYNKGCRPYMCATSHRYSNCFEQYKKAYTKATSVQSMQLAIDNSNFDLSAGEPDDNREVPELLCPLCRRQVKGWTVVEAARESLNAKKRSCMQDDCSFVGNYRELRRHVKSKHPFSRPREVDPVREEKWKRLECERERNDVISTILSSTPGAMVLGDYVLEPNDHAFYSDEYDSEEEYLEDDFFSMRPFGLGRNSHIFSNIRYNQDRAAVSFNVDHFGLHNVAPAASAAVSGRGIHRLLLGRSRRRRRHRMPNAGR, from the coding sequence ATGGCTAAAGTTGGTAAGACACGGTCCAAGTCCCAGCCTCAAGGTCGCAAGGAAACCCCATATCATTTATCTTGTGCACAAAAGAATATGAAAGATGTTCGTGGAAAGAAGAGCTCCACCAAATCATCAGAGAAGAAGGATTGGGAAGATGCAACTTGCTCTGTGTGTATGGAGGTCCCACACAATGcgattcttcttctttgttcgTCATATAACAAAGGTTGTCGCCCTTACATGTGTGCTACTAGTCATCGATATTCAAACTGTTTTGAGCAGTACAAGAAAGCCTACACAAAAGCAACTTCTGTTCAAAGTATGCAGCTAGCAATAGACAATTCAAATTTTGACTTAAGTGCAGGTGAACCTGATGACAATAGAGAAGTGCCTGAGCTTCTTTGCCCCCTTTGTCGCAGACAGGTGAAAGGTTGGACAGTGGTTGAAGCGGCTCGAGAGTCTCTGAATGCCAAGAAAAGAAGTTGCATGCAGGATGATTGCTCTTTCGTAGGGAATTACAGGGAGCTCAGGAGGCATGTTAAGTCTAAGCATCCATTTTCTCGACCAAGAGAGGTGGACCCTGTTCgagaagaaaaatggaagaggCTAGAGTGTGAAAGAGAACGGAATGATGTGATCAGCACAATTCTATCTTCAACACCAGGTGCTATGGTATTGGGGGATTATGTGCTTGAGCCGAATGATCATGCCTTTTATAGTGATGAGTATGATTCTGAAGAGGAATATTTGGAGGACGATTTCTTCTCCATGAGGCCATTTGGTCTGGGGAGAAATAGCCACATTTTCTCCAACATTAGGTACAATCAGGACCGTGCTGCTGTTTCTTTCAATGTTGATCATTTTGGTTTGCACAATGTTGCACCTGCAGCTTCTGCTGCTGTCTCTGGACGAGGAATCCACAGGCTACTGTTAGGGAGGTCTAGAAGACGACGGAGGCATAGGATGCCAAATGCAGGCAGGTAA
- the LOC130946853 gene encoding uncharacterized protein LOC130946853 isoform X2 — MAKVGKTRSKSQPQGRKETPYHLSCAQKNMKDVRGKKSSTKSSEKKDWEDATCSVCMEVPHNAILLLCSSYNKGEPDDNREVPELLCPLCRRQVKGWTVVEAARESLNAKKRSCMQDDCSFVGNYRELRRHVKSKHPFSRPREVDPVREEKWKRLECERERNDVISTILSSTPGAMVLGDYVLEPNDHAFYSDEYDSEEEYLEDDFFSMRPFGLGRNSHIFSNIRYNQDRAAVSFNVDHFGLHNVAPAASAAVSGRGIHRLLLGRSRRRRRHRMPNAGR; from the exons ATGGCTAAAGTTGGTAAGACACGGTCCAAGTCCCAGCCTCAAGGTCGCAAGGAAACCCCATATCATTTATCTTGTGCACAAAAGAATATGAAAGATGTTCGTGGAAAGAAGAGCTCCACCAAATCATCAGAGAAGAAGGATTGGGAAGATGCAACTTGCTCTGTGTGTATGGAGGTCCCACACAATGcgattcttcttctttgttcgTCATATAACAAAG GTGAACCTGATGACAATAGAGAAGTGCCTGAGCTTCTTTGCCCCCTTTGTCGCAGACAGGTGAAAGGTTGGACAGTGGTTGAAGCGGCTCGAGAGTCTCTGAATGCCAAGAAAAGAAGTTGCATGCAGGATGATTGCTCTTTCGTAGGGAATTACAGGGAGCTCAGGAGGCATGTTAAGTCTAAGCATCCATTTTCTCGACCAAGAGAGGTGGACCCTGTTCgagaagaaaaatggaagaggCTAGAGTGTGAAAGAGAACGGAATGATGTGATCAGCACAATTCTATCTTCAACACCAGGTGCTATGGTATTGGGGGATTATGTGCTTGAGCCGAATGATCATGCCTTTTATAGTGATGAGTATGATTCTGAAGAGGAATATTTGGAGGACGATTTCTTCTCCATGAGGCCATTTGGTCTGGGGAGAAATAGCCACATTTTCTCCAACATTAGGTACAATCAGGACCGTGCTGCTGTTTCTTTCAATGTTGATCATTTTGGTTTGCACAATGTTGCACCTGCAGCTTCTGCTGCTGTCTCTGGACGAGGAATCCACAGGCTACTGTTAGGGAGGTCTAGAAGACGACGGAGGCATAGGATGCCAAATGCAGGCAGGTAA